The genome window AATTTTTACTGGAGTTTAAAACTTCCGGGTTGACCACGTCCGCCGGGACGCGCCCCCCAAGATAATCCAGCACGCATTGCACGGAATGACGAAGGCAATTTTCGCAGGCATCCTCCCCGATGCCGCCCGTATGGGGGGCGAGCGTAACGTTCTCGAGCGCGAAGATCGGGTGCTTCACGTCGGGCGGCTCCTCGGGGAAAACATCCAGCGCCGCCCCGCGGATGGCGCCGCGCGCAAGCGCATCCGCCAGATCGTCCAGGTTCACGATGGGCCCGCGGGCGCAATTGATGAGGTAGGCGGTGGGCTTCATCCGGGAGATCAGCTTTTTCCCGATCAGCCCCTCGGTTTCCGGGAGAAGGGGAAGATGGCAGCAGATGAAATCCGCCGTTTCCAGGACTTCTTCCAGTGTGCGGAAAAAGACGCCCACCTCGGCGGCGAACCGCTCGTCGCGGACCGGGTCGTAGGCGATGATGTTCATCCCGAAGGCGGCGGCGCGCCGGGCCACCTGCTTGCCCACGTTGCCGAGACCGAGTATCCCGATCGTCCTGCCGATGAGGGAGGCGCACGGCCGGCGAACCTCCCCCCACAGGCCCTCGCGCACCTTGCGGTCCAGCTCGGGGATGCGCCGGGCCGCCCCCAGCATGAGGCCGAAGGTGTGCTCCGCGACGGAGTTCGCGTTCTTCCCGACAGCGTTCGTGACGAGAACGCCGTGGGCCGTCGCGGCTTTCAGATCGATGCTGTTCACCCCGACGCCGGTGCGGGCGATTATCTTCAGGCTATCGCCGGCCGGCAGGGTTCGCTCGTTGTAGGGGTCGTTGCTCGGGATGGCGACGACGACGCCCGGCAGTCCCGCCCGGACCTCCGCCTCCGTCAGGTCCCTTCCCTGGGAGTCGAGGCGGACTTCCAGACCGGCTTCCTCCTCGAGCGGCCGCAGCCATTTCATCGGGTCCTCCATGTGGCGGACCCAGGTGGTGGTGATCCATACGATGCCCTTGGACAACTTGTCTCTCTCCTTGCGTTTTCATCATCCGCCGAGCAGCGGAGGCATTTTAACCGATGATCTGCCGGATGGTGTCATCCAGCGTTTTCTTTGCGTTATCGAGGCCGCCGCGTTTTCCGGCGACCCACGCCGTATCGCCCTTCAGGGTCTGTTCCCGTTCCGCGAGCATCCCGGCCATCACCTCGGAGGCGGGCGCGCCCTTTACCTTGTGGGTCTGGACGAAATGGGCCGGGTCCAGGGCGCGGCGGATGTCCTCCGGCGCGAGACCGAGCGGCTCCGCGGTGACATCGCGCGCGGCGGCGTCCACCATTTCGGAAGTGACCTCGAGCGCGGTTTTGCCCGCCTGGACGGCCGCCATGACCGTGCGCCCCACGATCCGGTGGGCTGTCCGGTAGGAGAGCCTCCGCTGCGCATGAATGAGGTCGGCCAGCGCCGTCGCCGTGGAAAAGCCTTTGGCCGCGCGCTCGAGCATCACCTCCGGCTTCGGGGTCACCGTCGCCAGAAACGCCCCCATGAGCTCGAGTGCGGTGTCCGCCGTGTCGAAGGCCCGCCAGGTCGGCGGCAGGACCTCGATGCAGATGTCCTCGGTGTCCTGAAAGAAGGTGTTGTGGGCAACCGCGAGGACGGCGGTCAGATCGCCGATGACATGTCCGGCGCGGGCGCGGACGTACTCGCACACGTAGGGGTTTTTCTTTTGCGGCATGAGGCTGCTCGTCCCGGAAAATTCGTCCGCGAAATCCACCATATCGAACTCCAGCGAGGCCCAGACATCAATGTCCATCGCCAGGCGGCTCATGGTCTGCATCATGTTCGCCAGCATCGCCGCGCAGTCCACCATGTGGTCCACGCCGGCCACGGAATCGAGAGTGTTCTCGCGCGTTTTCTCGAAGCCGAGAAGGGCGCTCAGGCGATCCCGGTCGATGGGCAGGGCGCTGCCCGCCAGGGCGCCGCAGCCGAGGGTGTTCTCGTTGACGTTGGCGTAGGCGGCCTTGAGGCGCCCGAAGTCCCGCGCCAGATTGTCCGCAATCGCCAGCAGGTAGTGGCCGAAGGTCGTCGGCTGGGCGTGCTGCAGATGGGTGTAAAAGGGCATCACCGTATCGCGGTAGCGCGCCGCCATCTCCTGGAGGGTTGTGCGGAACGCAATGATGCCATCGGCGGTATCCAGCAGGCGCCCGCGGGTGTGCATCCGGGAGAGGGGCTCGGGGCGGGTGCGGCCGAGATTGAGGTTGCCGATCACCTCCTCGCCCGCGCGCTCGGTCAGGAAGCGCTCGACATGGAGGTAGAAGTACTCGAAGGCCGGGTTGAACTCTCCCAGCGCGGCGGGGCCTGCGGTTTTCAGATCAGAGAGGGCGCCGAAGATGCGCGCGGCATCCTCCTTCGGGATGACGCCCCCCTCGTGGAGGATCACCGCCCAGCCCTGGTGCGCCGCGATCAGGGGATAGAACCAGTGCCGCAATTTGAACTCGTAAAGCGGCTTTAGGATCGTGCGCGTCCAGACCTCCGATGGTTCGGCCGCGAGACGATCCCGCATCTCTTTGGCATCCGCCATGTAAACGCTCCTCATCCTCCGCACAGAGGGTTCTTTGCAGCGGCGCTCCCCGGAGGGAGTGTCCGCCGTCTGTTATCGCGCGCTGGAAGAGCCGCCCCCGAAAAGAAGCGGCAGATGTGTCTTCCCCGCATGCGCCAGGGCCCGCCGCTTCAGTCCCTGTATCGCGTCGGTGGGACTGATCCCTTTCGGGCATGCCTCGGTGCAATTGAACTGGCCGTGACAGCGCCAAATGCCGTGCTCGTCCGCGAGCTCTTCCAGCCGATCAACCCCCAGAGCGTCGCGGCTGTCGCAGAGAAGCGTATAGGCGCGATTCAGGGCGGCCGGCCCCAGAAAGTCCGGCTCGTACCCGACCATGGTACATGAAGCGTAGCAGATTCCACAGGTGATGCACTCGATGTGGGGCTCGATTTTCCGGCGCTCGGCGCCCTCCGGCGGAATCTGCGCAGGGGCGGCGGCGGCCGCTTCCGTGGGCTCGAGCCAGGCCCGGGCCCGGCGCATCTTCTCGAAAAAAGGGGCCATTTCCACGGCCAGATCGCGCACGATGGGGAAATGGGGCAGGGGCTCAAGGGTGATCTCCTCACCCAGCTCCGAGAGGAGGGTCCGGCAGGCCCACCGGGCGCGTCCATTGGCCTCGAGGGCGCAGGTGCCGCACATCCCGACCCGGCAGGAGTAGCGGAACGCGACCGAAGGGTCCGACTCGGCCTGAATCGCCACCAGGGCATCGAGAATCGTCATCCGCTCCCGTGCGCGCAGGGTGTAGCTCTGGTAGCGCTCCGC of bacterium contains these proteins:
- a CDS encoding succinate dehydrogenase/fumarate reductase iron-sulfur subunit, with protein sequence MEKEIRIRIRRGGAAGAAGGPAERYQSYTLRARERMTILDALVAIQAESDPSVAFRYSCRVGMCGTCALEANGRARWACRTLLSELGEEITLEPLPHFPIVRDLAVEMAPFFEKMRRARAWLEPTEAAAAAPAQIPPEGAERRKIEPHIECITCGICYASCTMVGYEPDFLGPAALNRAYTLLCDSRDALGVDRLEELADEHGIWRCHGQFNCTEACPKGISPTDAIQGLKRRALAHAGKTHLPLLFGGGSSSAR
- a CDS encoding phosphoglycerate dehydrogenase, yielding MSKGIVWITTTWVRHMEDPMKWLRPLEEEAGLEVRLDSQGRDLTEAEVRAGLPGVVVAIPSNDPYNERTLPAGDSLKIIARTGVGVNSIDLKAATAHGVLVTNAVGKNANSVAEHTFGLMLGAARRIPELDRKVREGLWGEVRRPCASLIGRTIGILGLGNVGKQVARRAAAFGMNIIAYDPVRDERFAAEVGVFFRTLEEVLETADFICCHLPLLPETEGLIGKKLISRMKPTAYLINCARGPIVNLDDLADALARGAIRGAALDVFPEEPPDVKHPIFALENVTLAPHTGGIGEDACENCLRHSVQCVLDYLGGRVPADVVNPEVLNSSKN
- the argH gene encoding argininosuccinate lyase is translated as MADAKEMRDRLAAEPSEVWTRTILKPLYEFKLRHWFYPLIAAHQGWAVILHEGGVIPKEDAARIFGALSDLKTAGPAALGEFNPAFEYFYLHVERFLTERAGEEVIGNLNLGRTRPEPLSRMHTRGRLLDTADGIIAFRTTLQEMAARYRDTVMPFYTHLQHAQPTTFGHYLLAIADNLARDFGRLKAAYANVNENTLGCGALAGSALPIDRDRLSALLGFEKTRENTLDSVAGVDHMVDCAAMLANMMQTMSRLAMDIDVWASLEFDMVDFADEFSGTSSLMPQKKNPYVCEYVRARAGHVIGDLTAVLAVAHNTFFQDTEDICIEVLPPTWRAFDTADTALELMGAFLATVTPKPEVMLERAAKGFSTATALADLIHAQRRLSYRTAHRIVGRTVMAAVQAGKTALEVTSEMVDAAARDVTAEPLGLAPEDIRRALDPAHFVQTHKVKGAPASEVMAGMLAEREQTLKGDTAWVAGKRGGLDNAKKTLDDTIRQIIG